The following proteins are co-located in the Anser cygnoides isolate HZ-2024a breed goose chromosome 2, Taihu_goose_T2T_genome, whole genome shotgun sequence genome:
- the C2H8orf76 gene encoding uncharacterized protein C8orf76 homolog, protein MAETLSPGGLRNPSWQPTGCTWKETFQIIHTSSGLASKAVPWFCGETGGEEDAEILTGNKFRADLAYRERQFEKSLSEYSSCLLRLPPGNIAMRRDVQEGQARCLSQLGRHKEALDIAEKMRSGATNTDHLTTVLNLQFAIYQDLKNVEKKMLCLQQLICLHPFNPWYWKLLAEAYTSLLGSLSPLHIPETNTNRSEEVGVSDSRSKIPTGREIHFQPHGSASQREGLWSSLAAETKSENAGTCNSSQAVKETPCASPEPERKDKGMEGACAPWEQSVSREVGIKACASFIRARLLLQLTQSQQASFALENNIKSQKEIEGKVAQFGLSETSSLLLSEVMGADLIPEKLKEEFQGEVKCIGSSALSSLVTASASEFESKWFGGLQEGLCHSDRQFCSDTHSPPLAT, encoded by the exons TGGTTCTGCGGCGAGACGGGCGGAGAGGAGGACGCCGAGATCTTAACGGGCAATAAATTCCGGGCTGACTTGGCGTACAGGGAGCGGCAGTTTGAG AAATCACTGAGTGAATACTCCAGCTGCTTGCTCCGCTTACCTCCCGGTAACATCGCCATGAGGCGGGATGTCCAGGAGGGCCAGGCTCGGTGTTTGTCTCAACTAGGAAGGCACAAGGAAGCTCTGGATATTGCAGAAAAAATG AGAAGCGGCGCCACTAACACGGATCACTTAACGACTGTGCTCAACCTGCAGTTTGCCATTTATCAGGATCTGAAAAACgtagaaaaaaagatgctgtgTCTGCAGCAGCTGATCTGCTTACATCCCTTCAACCCGTGGTACTGGAAGTTACTCGCTGAAGCTTACACGAGCCTTTTAGGGAGCCTGTCTCCATTACACATTCCAGAGACAAATACAAACCGCTCTGAAGAGGTTGGTGTCAGTGACAGCCGCTCCAAAATACCAACTGGAAGAGAGATTCATTTCCAGCCTCACGGATCAGCCAGCCAGAGGGAAGGCCTTTGGTCCAGCCTTGCTGCAGAGACGAAGAGCGAGAACGCAGGGACTTGTAACAGCAGCCAAGCTGTAAAAGAAACCCCCTGTGCTTCACCCGAACCTGAGAGAAAGGACAAAGGGATGGAGGGAGCCTGCGCGCCCTGGGAGCAGAGCGTGTCGAGGGAGGTTGGGATAAAGGCATGTGCCTCATTTATTAGAGCGAG GCTTTTACTGCAGCTTACCCAGTCGCAACAGGCGTCCTTCGCTCTGGAGAACAACATAAAAAGTCAGAAGGAAATTGAGGGCAAAGTGGCGCAGTTTGGTTTAAGCGAGACCTCCTCGCTGCTGCTGAGCGAG GTGATGGGGGCGGATCTGATACCAgaaaaactaaaagaggagtTCCAGGGTGAGGTGAAATGCATAGGCTCGTCAGCACTGTCCTCGCTGGTAACTGCCTCGGCCTCAGAATTTGAAAGCAAATGGTTTGGTGGGCTCCAGGAGGGTTTATGCCACTCCGACAGACAGTTCTGTTCAGATACACATAGCCCACCTCTGGCTACATAA